One part of the Carassius gibelio isolate Cgi1373 ecotype wild population from Czech Republic chromosome B6, carGib1.2-hapl.c, whole genome shotgun sequence genome encodes these proteins:
- the LOC127959115 gene encoding ammonium transporter Rh type C 1-like, with protein MFLLKATDHFSSGKLARLKMAKNTNIRISLPAVCFVWQIAMIILFGVFIRYNEESDTHWIEHRRRKNISTNSENDFYYRYPSFQDVHVMIFVGFGFLMTFLKRYSFGGVGFNFLIAAFGIQWALLMQGWFHSLDENDGKIKIGVENLINADFCVAGCLIAYGACLGKVSPVQLMVLTLFGVTLFAVEEYIILELLHAKDPGGSMVIHTFGAYYGLTISWVLYRPMLSQSKPLQGSVYHSDVFAMIGTLFLWLYWPSFNSAIADHGDGQHRAVINTYLALASSVLTTFAISSISQKHGKFDMVHIQNATLAGGVAMGTASEFMITPYGSLIVGFCSGIISTFGYLFLTPFMEKTLKIQDTCGIHNLHAMPGVIGGIVGAITAASASESVYGKEGLINTFDFKEAVANRTVNIQGGYQAAGLFVAIAFGLVGGALVGGILKLPIWGDPADANCFDDEVYWEVPEDEDENILSRQPNMNQTRDMPDAYQRSHV; from the exons ATGTTCCTACTGAAAGCAACCGACCACTTCTCTTCAGGAAAATTGGCAAGACTTAAAATGGCCAAAAACACCAATATTCGAATCAGTCTCCCAGCAGTCTGCTTTGTCTGGCAGATTGCAATGATTATCCTGTTTGGTGTGTTTATCCGTTATAATGAGGAGTCTGACACTCACTGGATCGAACACAGAAGAAGGAAAaatatttccacaaattcagAGAATGACTTTTACTATAGATATCCAA gttTTCAGGATGTGCATGTGATGATCTTCGTTGGTTTTGGATTTCTAATGACCTTTCTGAAGCGTTATAGTTTTGGTGGAGTTGGCTTCAATTTTCTCATCGCAGCTTTTGGAATTCAATGGGCTCTGCTGATGCAAGGCTGGTTTCATTCCCTGGATGAAAATGATGGAAAGATAAAAATTGGGGTTGAGAA ccttATTAATGCAGATTTCTGTGTGGCCGGCTGTCTCATTGCATACGGCGCATGCCTTGGAAAAGTCAGCCCAGTGCAGCTGATGGTTCTCACTCTATTTGGAGTCACCCTGTTTGCTGTTGAGGAGTACATCATTCTTGAACTCCTACAT GCAAAAGATCCTGGTGGTTCCATGGTCATCCACACTTTTGGAGCATATTATGGTTTGACCATATCTTGGGTCTTATATCGACCAATGCTATCGCAAAGCAAACCTTTACAAGGATCTGTTTACCACTCTGATGTGTTTGCAATGATTG GCACTCTCTTTCTTTGGCTGTACTGGCCTAGTTTTAATTCTGCTATTGCAGATCATGGAGATGGCCAGCACAGAGCTGTTATAAATACCTACCTCGCACTTGCGTCCTCAGTTCTCACTACCTTTGCCATTTCAAGTATCTCACAGAAACATGGAAAGTTTGACATG GTACATATTCAGAATGCTACCTTGGCTGGTGGTGTTGCAATGGGAACAGCGTCAGAGTTCATGATTACCCCTTACGGCTCTCTGATAGTGGGATTCTGCTCAGGCATCATTTCCACATTTGGATATCTCTTTCTGACT cCTTTTATGGAAAAAACTCTCAAGATACAAGACACTTGTGGAATACATAACCTACATGCAATGCCTGGAGTTATAGGTGGTATCGTTGGAGCAATTACTGCAGCTTCCGCCAGTGAATCAGTTTATGGAAAAGAAGg GCTGATTAATACTTTCGACTTTAAGGAAGCTGTTGCTAACAGGACAGTCAACATTCAGGGTGGTTACCAGGCAGCTGGTCTTTTTGTGGCAATAGCATTTGGCCTTGTAGGTGGAGCTTTGGTTG GTGGCATATTAAAGCTGCCAATCTGGGGAGACCCAGCAGATGCCAATTGCTTTGATGATGAAGTTTACTGGGag GTTCCTGAAGATGAGGATGAGAATATTCTCTCTAGACAGCCAAACATGAACCAGACAAGAGACATGCCAGATGC ATATCAACGGAGTCATgtgtaa